One Pseudoalteromonas sp. NC201 DNA segment encodes these proteins:
- a CDS encoding alpha/beta fold hydrolase, which produces MIEQKSLLVDIADGHKLHLRYIAKPDSSGPAVFFMHGAVENGKIFYTESNKGLAPFLAEHGYRCFVGDLRGRGESIPKIDAEADYGQTESILHEIPEMLNFIERYTGSRAQYWIAHSWGGVLMNSVFARFPEEIQHVKACVYFGSKRSLHNNHPSKLLKANLIWFNVAHYYSKKHGYLPAKRLGWGSDDESLKSHAQSADWAQKHPWVDSDDGFNYAAVLQDMTLPPILHIAGVKDKALAQPVDIQAFICESGKGIQELRIYGKKHGHRHNYGHIDMLTHKHARDDQFKDLLAWFDRFVVEQSSSQ; this is translated from the coding sequence ATGATAGAGCAAAAATCACTATTAGTAGATATAGCAGATGGACATAAACTCCACCTCAGATATATAGCAAAACCGGATAGTAGCGGCCCCGCTGTGTTTTTTATGCATGGTGCGGTTGAAAATGGCAAAATTTTTTATACTGAAAGTAATAAAGGGCTAGCGCCTTTTTTAGCTGAACACGGCTATCGCTGTTTTGTTGGTGATCTTCGTGGGCGAGGAGAGAGCATACCTAAAATCGACGCTGAAGCGGATTATGGTCAAACTGAATCAATCTTGCACGAAATCCCTGAAATGCTGAATTTTATCGAACGATATACCGGATCTAGAGCACAATATTGGATTGCGCATTCTTGGGGAGGAGTATTGATGAATAGTGTTTTTGCACGCTTTCCTGAAGAAATTCAGCATGTTAAAGCATGTGTTTATTTTGGCTCTAAGCGTAGTTTACATAACAATCACCCGAGCAAATTACTTAAAGCAAACCTGATATGGTTTAACGTTGCGCACTATTATTCGAAAAAGCATGGGTACTTACCTGCGAAGAGACTTGGTTGGGGAAGTGATGATGAGTCTTTAAAGTCACATGCACAAAGCGCTGACTGGGCACAGAAGCACCCATGGGTTGACTCGGATGACGGTTTTAATTATGCCGCGGTATTACAAGACATGACGTTGCCTCCAATCTTGCACATTGCTGGCGTTAAAGATAAAGCACTGGCACAACCTGTCGATATTCAAGCGTTTATTTGTGAATCTGGAAAGGGGATACAAGAACTCAGAATTTATGGAAAAAAGCACGGCCATCGGCACAATTATGGGCACATAGACATGTTAACCCATAAACATGCACGTGATGATCAGTTTAAAGATTTGCTGGCGTGGTTTGATCGCTTTGTGGTTGAGCAATCATCTTCTCAATAA
- the rlmF gene encoding 23S rRNA (adenine(1618)-N(6))-methyltransferase RlmF yields MHPRNKHNSGYDLDKLIAIEPALKNFTYNRADGIKSIDFTNPDAVKLLNKALLKSDYDIQVWDIPAQFLCPPVPGRADYIHALKDLLDESNLPDKVQGVDIGTGANLIYPILGSREYNWRFVASDINPLAVKCAKTIAELNKLPVKVMQQKQPNHFFKTIIKANQFYHFSMCNPPFHSSEADANKGTQRKWKNLNRAPQASLNFGGQAQELWCEGGEKRFILDMISESATFKEQVYWFTSLISNKDNVKPLKQQLKQFAAEQVKVIEMEQGNKTSRFIAWSFFTP; encoded by the coding sequence GTGCACCCAAGAAACAAGCATAATTCAGGCTATGATCTAGACAAGCTTATAGCGATTGAACCCGCTTTAAAGAATTTTACTTACAACCGAGCTGATGGCATAAAAAGCATCGACTTCACTAATCCAGATGCCGTAAAACTGTTAAATAAAGCATTGCTTAAATCAGACTACGATATACAAGTTTGGGATATCCCCGCACAATTTTTATGCCCGCCGGTTCCAGGCAGAGCAGACTATATCCATGCGTTGAAAGATCTGTTAGATGAAAGTAACTTGCCAGATAAGGTGCAAGGCGTAGATATTGGCACTGGTGCCAATTTGATCTATCCCATCTTGGGATCAAGAGAATATAACTGGCGCTTTGTGGCCTCTGACATCAATCCTCTTGCTGTGAAGTGTGCCAAAACCATCGCAGAACTAAATAAGCTGCCGGTAAAAGTGATGCAACAAAAGCAGCCTAATCACTTTTTTAAAACAATAATAAAAGCAAACCAGTTTTATCATTTTTCAATGTGTAACCCGCCCTTCCATTCCAGTGAAGCAGATGCAAATAAGGGCACGCAAAGAAAGTGGAAAAACCTTAACCGAGCACCACAAGCCTCGCTAAATTTTGGCGGCCAAGCTCAAGAGTTATGGTGTGAAGGTGGAGAAAAGCGTTTTATACTGGATATGATCTCTGAGAGTGCCACTTTCAAAGAGCAAGTTTATTGGTTTACTTCCCTTATCTCTAATAAAGACAACGTCAAACCACTTAAACAGCAACTTAAACAGTTCGCTGCAGAGCAAGTAAAAGTGATCGAGATGGAGCAAGGTAATAAGACAAGCCGTTTTATCGCCTGGAGTTTTTTCACACCCTAG